From the genome of Anopheles merus strain MAF chromosome X, AmerM5.1, whole genome shotgun sequence, one region includes:
- the LOC121603590 gene encoding serine-rich adhesin for platelets-like isoform X4 has protein sequence MKKKANIFELPPKCPALANKITGIFGWRHTYQVHQRQKGIPHGNQYLYKSYSLNLPRKVGGSCETLDSGGSSGTLEAGGSGGARSASSSTRGLTSAYRQQPASSSSNSCCTTLEPSTAAPCCGKNPDSWVVVHHLQSQSGILDPEDHISDVADDREEIIASYEDAAVGLDPGVQQGGGDGASGSSVGTGSPDIFQTPGGGGKVPPLGGGVVVGVGGPAALADGSGGPVVVVGAGGSGAPGSGGSATDSVVVTVGGGTESGPGGGASCIEVFANEPAPLGLGLQVRRGSEPSLHQIGVTEQRSPLYNVNPNGNHQSTSKRWSAAPVCRSDSDPPPDRLLSPQQNGGGGGPPYHYHHNHHHHHNPHHHHLLGEEWNVPEEDSGQQQQQQQQQQQQQQQQQQHDSLLPQAFNRSGRLSMQFLGAEASTGYRWMDAAEKAAAAAAAATATTPSSSASSSAAHNQSSPAYGYQTYQNYVQQQQQRQQQMQHHSFHSGSESVMGRGGNSSFSSKSLPRESTRKEPLGQAKTSVYDSIREKDSEMLLVVNETGGPLGLTAIPDMERGGLLVQSVEPGSRAERGRVRRGDRILEINNIKLVGLSESSVQEHLKKSLASTELRLRVVRGGSSGGGSVGGGSSGRAAGGGGRLLKSGSGPRYPRDNRVGQMMIEAEEKPTSAAKVATVSPTRKIPGAPSTGTSLQVANTRKLGKRIEITLTKGDHGLGFSVTTRDNPAGGHCPIYIKNILPKGAAVEDGRLKPGDRLLEVEGIPMTGKSQTEVVSILRGTPHGATLKIVVSRQQELAADVKEREIGFSVESEPKNSPPKPPPPVMPKSSLKQSNSSNSLAYGDGTEGSRTGVGNCRSLPKLAGGPGAAAAGSPKTPTVQKKPLASILKSASTTHVAELLHESGGSGRGGGNVSNGSVASNASSGGGSESLAGAAWKNREILTLHIPVHDTEKAGLGVSVKGKTGSGNGSSSSSSGTSRTDGDLGIFVKSVLHGGAASRDGRLKMNDQLLSVNGVSLLGQSNAEAMDTLRRAMLQSGGSYPGKIILKIARRIGRPVSTGELLETMEQRTAAAAAAAAGSSGEDQQPVGGGSSGTTVIYLSSDKQSQQSATTTTQHQAGGQQQQSSKRYSNPVLDRLTGGSSANSTGTLHHTGSLPLSGGSGGGSSDTLTGGHYIRNSSTNSSTSTMSSQQQQQQQHHHSSNNNQRQSGQRSYGAPSMGQPSSAAATTTPHGLRNESYYMATKDHWSTTSSATSLNGSNVVLIEEDPEPTSPTFHITRSMEGTAGGPSAGVLGNGNTSTPNGADATYASQLSLETNPPPSDAFSRDAIGRRSMSEKHHAAMDARETGTYQRNKKLREKRDRDSKLLMSGSGTSGAGGSLESIDLHHMARMNSLKQQQHQQHHHQHHGEGKTTTAALAAHLLRAEAQDQLGDLGPSLGMKKSSSLESLQTMVQEIQMADEPRGPNALRTPRGRGREEILRAVVEQPAETQAKKHWLLEDGPVGGGAPGEFPDGGFVSRNSPFQSSLNDGKGGAKLRAKKSGGLLRGIGHMFRFGKHRKDVIVPTGTITSTAPGEPAIDYTGPTTLLPPAAPPASGGMADSGGGGQKSSSGGGGGSNTISKRSAAALNSSGGNSSSATSAAAAAASRYVVYDPSSVERSASSGVVYGHSQPPHYQPPPPPPPATGGPPGTSIHHTDVFNHRYSHYVNYEELQQQISFHINKILASLNF, from the exons ATGAAGAAGAAAGCGAACATCTTCGAGCTGCCGCCGAAGTGTCCGGCGCTGGCGAACAAGATTACCGGCATCTTCGGCTGGCGTCACACGTACCAGGTGCACCAGCGCCAGAAGGGCATCCCGCACGGCAACCAGTACCTGTACAAGAGCTACTCCCTCAACCTGCCCCGGAAGGTGGGCGGCAGCTGCGAGACGCTCGACAGCGGTGGATCCTCCGGCACGCTGGAAGCGGGTGGCAGCGGCGGCGCCCGATCAGCATCATCGTCCACCCGGGGGCTGACGAGCGCCTACCGGCAGCAGCCGgcaagcagcagtagcaacagctGCTGCACCACCCTGGAACCGAGCACAGCAGCACCGTGTTGCGGAAAA AATCCAGACTCCTGGGTCGTGGTGCACCATCTTCAGTCACAGTCGGGCATTCTCGATCCGGAAGATCACATCAGCGACGTCGCGGACGATCGGGAGGAAATCATCGCCAGCTATGAGGATGCAGCGGTCGGGCTGGATCCGGGCGTACAGCAGGGCGGCGGCGATGGGGCGAGCGGGAGCTCGGTCGGTACCGGCAGCCCGGACATCTTCCAGACGCCGGGCGGCGGTGGCAAGGTGCCTCCGCTCGGTGGCGGCGTTGTCGTGGGCGTCGGTGGCCCTGCAGCGCTGGCCGACGGTTCCGGCGGGCCCGTTGTTGTCGTCGGGGCGGGTGGCAGTGGGGCACCGGGCAGTGGCGGCAGTGCGACCGACAGTGTCGTGGTGACGGTGGGTGGCGGCACCGAGTCCGGCCCGGGCGGTGGAGCGTCCTGTATCGAGGTGTTTGCGAACGAGCCAGCACCGCTCGGGCTCGGTCTGCAGGTGCGGCGGGGCAGCGAACCGTCCCTGCACCAGATCGGCGTGACCGAGCAGCGCAGCCCGCTGTACAATGTGAACCCGAACGGCAACCACCAGAGCACGAGCAAGCGCTGGTCGGCGGCACCGGTTTGCCGCAGTGACAGTGATCCGCCGCCGGATCGGCTGCTGTCGCCCCAGCAGAACGGGGGTGGAGGCGGACCACCGTACCATTACCATcacaaccatcaccaccaccacaatccgcaccatcaccatctgCTCGGAGAGGAGTGGAACGTGCCGGAGGAGGATAGtggacagcaacagcagcagcagcaacagcagcagcagcagcagcagcagcagcaacagcacgacAGTCTGCTGCCCCAGGCGTTCAACCGGTCCGGCCGGCTGTCGATGCAGTTTCTCGGCGCGGAAGCGTCGACCGGCTACCGGTGGATGGATGCTGCAGAGaaggcagcagcggcggcagcagcagcaacagcaacaacgccGTCCTCGTCAGCATCGTCGTCGGCCGCCCACAATCAATCGTCCCCGGCGTACGGATACCAGACGTACCAGAACtatgtgcagcagcagcaacagcggcagcaacaGATGCAGCATCATTCGTTTCACTCCGGCAGCGAGTCGGTCATGGGTAGAGGAGGCAACAGCAGCTTCAGCTCGAAATCGCTGCCGAGGGAGTCGACGCGCAAGGAACCGCTCGGGCAGGCGAAAACATCCGTGTACGATTCGATACGGGAGAAGGATAG tgAAATGCTACTCGTAGTGAACGAAACGGGCGGCCCGCTAGGGCTCACGGCCATCCCGGACATGGAGCGGGGTGGGCTGCTGGTGCAGAGCGTGGAACCGGGCAGCCGGGCCGAACGGGGCCGGGTGCGGCGGGGCGACCGGATCCTCGAGATCAACAACATCAAGCTCGTCGGACTCTCGGAAAGTTCCGTGCAGGAACATCTTAAGAAGAGCCTCGCATCGACGGAGCTACGATTGCGGGTGGTACGGGGCGGCAGCAGCGGTGGTGGAAGCGTCGGTGGGGGTAGCAGTGGGCGCGCggccggtggcggcggccggCTGCTGAAGAGTGGCAGCGGTCCGCGCTACCCGCGGGACAACCGCGTCGGCCAGATGATGATCGAGGCGGAGGAGAAGCCGACGTCGGCGGCGAAGGTGGCGACGGTTTCGCCGACCCGCAAAATCCCGGGTGCCCCCTCGACCGGTACCAGCCTGCAGGTCGCGAACACGCGCAAGCTCGGCAAGCGCATCGAGATCACGCTGACCAAGGGCGACCATGGGCTCGGGTTTTCTGTGACCACGCGCGACAATCCGGCCGGCGGCCACTGCCCGATCTACATCAAGAACATACTGCCGAAGGGGGCCGCGGTGGAGGACGGGCGGCTGAAGCCGGGCGACCGGCTGCTCGAGGTGGAGGGTATCCCGATGACGGGCAAATCGCAGACCGAGGTCGTCTCGATACTGCGCGGCACCCCGCACGGTGCCACGCTCAAGATCGTGGTGTCCCGGCAGCAGGAGCTGGCGGCCGATGTGAAGGAGCGTGAAATA GGTTTTAGCGTAGAAAGTGAACCAAAGAATTCGCCACCGAAACCGCCACCGCCGGTGATGCCGAAATCGTCCCTGAAGCAgtcgaacagcagcaacagcctgGCGTACGGGGACGGTACGGAGGGCAGCCGGACCGGCGTAGGCAACTGCCGCTCCCTGCCAAAGCTAGCGGGCGGACCGGGGGCGGCGGCCGCCGGGTCGCCGAAAACGCCCACCGTCCAGAAGAAACCGCTCGCCTCGATACTGAAGTCAGCCTCGACCACCCACGTGGCGGAGCTGCTGCACGAGAGCGGTGGAAGTGGTCGCGGCGGTGGCAATGTCAGCAACGGGAGTGTCGCGTCCAACGCTAGcagtggcggcggcagcgaATCGTTGGCCGGCGCTGCGTGGAAGAATCGCGAAATCCTGACGCTCCACATACCGGTGCACGACACGGAGAAGGCCGGGCTGGGCGTGAGCGTGAAGGGCAAGACGGGCTCGGGCaatggtagcagcagcagcagcagcggcaccagCCGAACCGACGGCGACCTCGGCATCTTCGTGAAGAGCGTGCTGCACGGTGGGGCGGCGAGCCGCGACGGACGGCTCAAGATGAACGATCAGCTGCTGAGCGTGAACGGCGTGTCGCTGCTGGGGCAGTCGAATGCCGAAGCGATGGATACGTTGCGTCGTGCGATGCTGCAGTCGG GTGGCAGCTATCCGGGTAAGATAATACTGAAGATAGCGCGACGCATTGGGCGTCCGGTGAGTACCGGCGAGCTGCTCGAAACGATGGAGCAGCgcacggcggcggcggctgctgctgctgctggtagcaGTGGGGAAGATCAGCAGCCGGTCGGCGGTGGCAGCTCGGGCACAACCGTGATCTACCTTAGCTCGGACAAGCAGTCGCAACAAAGCGCGACAACGACGACACAGCACCAAGCGggagggcagcagcagcagagcagcaaGCGGTACAGCAATCCCGTACTCGATCGGCTAACCGGCGGCAGCTCGGCCAACAGCACTGGAACGCTGCACCATACTGGCTCGCTGCCGCTCAGCggcggtagtggtggtggaagcAGTGACACGCTAACCGGTGGCCATTACATCAGAAACAGCAGCACGAACAGTAGCACCAGCACGATgagcagccagcagcagcagcagcagcagcaccatcattcGTCGAACAACAACCAAAGACAATCGGGGCAGCGGTCGTACGGTGCACCGTCGATGGGGCAGCCGTCgtcggcagcagcaaccacgACGCCGCACGGCTTGCGCAACGAAAGCTACTACATGGCGACGAAGGATCACTGGAGCACGACCTCGTCCGCGACGAGCCTGAACGGCAGCAACGTGGTGCTGATCGAGGAGGATCCGGAACCAACCTCACC CACCTTCCACATCACCCGCTCGATGGAAGGGACGGCCGGTGGGCCCAGTGCCGGTGTGCTGGGCAACGGGAACACCTCCACCCCGAACGGTGCAGACGCAACGTACGCCTCCCAGCTGTCGCTCGAAACCAACCCGCCACCGTCGGATGCGTTCAGCCGGGACGCGATCGGGCGCCGCTCGATGTCGGAGAAGCATCACGCCGCAATGGACGCGCGGGAAACGGGCACCTACCAGCGCAACAAGAAGCTGCGCGAAAAGCGCGACCGGGACAGCAAGCTGCTGATGAGTGGGTCGGGCACGAGCGGTGCCGGCGGTTCGCTCGAGTCGATCGATCTGCACCACATGGCGCGAATGAACAGcctgaagcagcagcagcaccagcagcaccaccaccagcaccacggTGAGGGCAAAACGACGACGGCTGCCCTAGCGGCCCATCTGCTGCGGGCCGAGGCGCAGGACCAGCTGGGCGATCTTGGCCCGTCGCTCGGGATGAAGAAATCCTCCAGCCTGGAGTCGCTGCAGACGATGGTGCAGGAGATACAGATGGCGGACGAGCCGCGCGGTCCGAACGCGCTGCGCACACCGCGTGGCCGCGGCCGGGAGGAGATCCTGCGGGCCGTGGTGGAACAACCGGCGGAAACGC AAGCGAAAAAGCACTGGCTGCTCGAGGACGGCCCAGTTGGCGGCGGCGCACCCGGCGAGTTCCCGGACGGTGGGTTCGTCTCCCGCAACAGCCCCTTCCAGTCGTCGCTGAACGATGGCAAAGGGGGCGCGAAGCTGCGGGCGAAGAAGAGTGGCGGGCTGCTGCGCGGCATCGGGCATATGTTCCGGTTCGGCAAGCACCGCAAGGACGTGATCGTGCCGACCGGTACGATCACCTCGACCGCACCGGGCGAGCCGGCCATCGATTACACCGGCCCGACGACGCTGCTGCCCCCAGCCGCACCACCAGCCAGCGGAGGTATGGCggacagtggtggtggtggacagaagagtagtagtggtggtggtggcggcagcAATACCATCTCGAAGCGATCCGCCGCCGCACTAAACAGCAGCGggggcaacagcagcagtgcgacgtctgccgccgccgccgccgcctcccGGTACGTCGTGTACGATCCGAGCTCGGTCGAGCGGTCCGCTTCGTCCGGTGTCGTCTACGGCCACAGCCAACCGCCCCACTATCAGCCGccacccccacccccaccGGCCACTGGTGGGCCGCCCGGCACCTCGATACACCACACGGACGTCTTTAACCATCGCTACTCGCACTACGTCAATTACgaggagctgcagcagcagatcaG CTTTCACATTAACAAAATACTGGCTTCGCTCAACTTTTAA
- the LOC121603590 gene encoding serine-rich adhesin for platelets-like isoform X2: MKVTVCFGETRFVVPCPPGTTVQKLEQEAILRYKRKNPDSWVVVHHLQSQSGILDPEDHISDVADDREEIIASYEDAAVGLDPGVQQGGGDGASGSSVGTGSPDIFQTPGGGGKVPPLGGGVVVGVGGPAALADGSGGPVVVVGAGGSGAPGSGGSATDSVVVTVGGGTESGPGGGASCIEVFANEPAPLGLGLQVRRGSEPSLHQIGVTEQRSPLYNVNPNGNHQSTSKRWSAAPVCRSDSDPPPDRLLSPQQNGGGGGPPYHYHHNHHHHHNPHHHHLLGEEWNVPEEDSGQQQQQQQQQQQQQQQQQQHDSLLPQAFNRSGRLSMQFLGAEASTGYRWMDAAEKAAAAAAAATATTPSSSASSSAAHNQSSPAYGYQTYQNYVQQQQQRQQQMQHHSFHSGSESVMGRGGNSSFSSKSLPRESTRKEPLGQAKTSVYDSIREKDSEMLLVVNETGGPLGLTAIPDMERGGLLVQSVEPGSRAERGRVRRGDRILEINNIKLVGLSESSVQEHLKKSLASTELRLRVVRGGSSGGGSVGGGSSGRAAGGGGRLLKSGSGPRYPRDNRVGQMMIEAEEKPTSAAKVATVSPTRKIPGAPSTGTSLQVANTRKLGKRIEITLTKGDHGLGFSVTTRDNPAGGHCPIYIKNILPKGAAVEDGRLKPGDRLLEVEGIPMTGKSQTEVVSILRGTPHGATLKIVVSRQQELAADVKEREIGFSVESEPKNSPPKPPPPVMPKSSLKQSNSSNSLAYGDGTEGSRTGVGNCRSLPKLAGGPGAAAAGSPKTPTVQKKPLASILKSASTTHVAELLHESGGSGRGGGNVSNGSVASNASSGGGSESLAGAAWKNREILTLHIPVHDTEKAGLGVSVKGKTGSGNGSSSSSSGTSRTDGDLGIFVKSVLHGGAASRDGRLKMNDQLLSVNGVSLLGQSNAEAMDTLRRAMLQSGGSYPGKIILKIARRIGRPVSTGELLETMEQRTAAAAAAAAGSSGEDQQPVGGGSSGTTVIYLSSDKQSQQSATTTTQHQAGGQQQQSSKRYSNPVLDRLTGGSSANSTGTLHHTGSLPLSGGSGGGSSDTLTGGHYIRNSSTNSSTSTMSSQQQQQQQHHHSSNNNQRQSGQRSYGAPSMGQPSSAAATTTPHGLRNESYYMATKDHWSTTSSATSLNGSNVVLIEEDPEPTSPTFHITRSMEGTAGGPSAGVLGNGNTSTPNGADATYASQLSLETNPPPSDAFSRDAIGRRSMSEKHHAAMDARETGTYQRNKKLREKRDRDSKLLMSGSGTSGAGGSLESIDLHHMARMNSLKQQQHQQHHHQHHGEGKTTTAALAAHLLRAEAQDQLGDLGPSLGMKKSSSLESLQTMVQEIQMADEPRGPNALRTPRGRGREEILRAVVEQPAETQAKKHWLLEDGPVGGGAPGEFPDGGFVSRNSPFQSSLNDGKGGAKLRAKKSGGLLRGIGHMFRFGKHRKDVIVPTGTITSTAPGEPAIDYTGPTTLLPPAAPPASGGMADSGGGGQKSSSGGGGGSNTISKRSAAALNSSGGNSSSATSAAAAAASRYVVYDPSSVERSASSGVVYGHSQPPHYQPPPPPPPATGGPPGTSIHHTDVFNHRYSHYVNYEELQQQISSVSLALDAKLARSTVADGDGGTNSPHQHDHSPVVRRSSSRRRRTAAIQQQQQHHVYEQLVHEEEQAANGSIASYQQIMQPSNTSTRSLCESGRSGRSPPPNPNRTVPCDDAATRAAAVFPPELLERDHQLLQLQQLWQLQQWQWLQQLQHLHEREQEQLVLLRRVEHSRRQRTSTPTVGGGGPAGSCDTTAINESSDAKENVPSGSGGGGGGGNVEQEKNHDSYTSGGSNSANGSYQWQRITSSSSIK, translated from the exons ATGAAGGTGACGGTGTGCTTCGGGGAGACGCGGTTCGTCGTGCCTTGCCCGCCCGGTACGACCGTGCAGAAGCTCGAGCAGGAAGCGATACTGCGGTACAAGCGCAAG AATCCAGACTCCTGGGTCGTGGTGCACCATCTTCAGTCACAGTCGGGCATTCTCGATCCGGAAGATCACATCAGCGACGTCGCGGACGATCGGGAGGAAATCATCGCCAGCTATGAGGATGCAGCGGTCGGGCTGGATCCGGGCGTACAGCAGGGCGGCGGCGATGGGGCGAGCGGGAGCTCGGTCGGTACCGGCAGCCCGGACATCTTCCAGACGCCGGGCGGCGGTGGCAAGGTGCCTCCGCTCGGTGGCGGCGTTGTCGTGGGCGTCGGTGGCCCTGCAGCGCTGGCCGACGGTTCCGGCGGGCCCGTTGTTGTCGTCGGGGCGGGTGGCAGTGGGGCACCGGGCAGTGGCGGCAGTGCGACCGACAGTGTCGTGGTGACGGTGGGTGGCGGCACCGAGTCCGGCCCGGGCGGTGGAGCGTCCTGTATCGAGGTGTTTGCGAACGAGCCAGCACCGCTCGGGCTCGGTCTGCAGGTGCGGCGGGGCAGCGAACCGTCCCTGCACCAGATCGGCGTGACCGAGCAGCGCAGCCCGCTGTACAATGTGAACCCGAACGGCAACCACCAGAGCACGAGCAAGCGCTGGTCGGCGGCACCGGTTTGCCGCAGTGACAGTGATCCGCCGCCGGATCGGCTGCTGTCGCCCCAGCAGAACGGGGGTGGAGGCGGACCACCGTACCATTACCATcacaaccatcaccaccaccacaatccgcaccatcaccatctgCTCGGAGAGGAGTGGAACGTGCCGGAGGAGGATAGtggacagcaacagcagcagcagcaacagcagcagcagcagcagcagcagcagcaacagcacgacAGTCTGCTGCCCCAGGCGTTCAACCGGTCCGGCCGGCTGTCGATGCAGTTTCTCGGCGCGGAAGCGTCGACCGGCTACCGGTGGATGGATGCTGCAGAGaaggcagcagcggcggcagcagcagcaacagcaacaacgccGTCCTCGTCAGCATCGTCGTCGGCCGCCCACAATCAATCGTCCCCGGCGTACGGATACCAGACGTACCAGAACtatgtgcagcagcagcaacagcggcagcaacaGATGCAGCATCATTCGTTTCACTCCGGCAGCGAGTCGGTCATGGGTAGAGGAGGCAACAGCAGCTTCAGCTCGAAATCGCTGCCGAGGGAGTCGACGCGCAAGGAACCGCTCGGGCAGGCGAAAACATCCGTGTACGATTCGATACGGGAGAAGGATAG tgAAATGCTACTCGTAGTGAACGAAACGGGCGGCCCGCTAGGGCTCACGGCCATCCCGGACATGGAGCGGGGTGGGCTGCTGGTGCAGAGCGTGGAACCGGGCAGCCGGGCCGAACGGGGCCGGGTGCGGCGGGGCGACCGGATCCTCGAGATCAACAACATCAAGCTCGTCGGACTCTCGGAAAGTTCCGTGCAGGAACATCTTAAGAAGAGCCTCGCATCGACGGAGCTACGATTGCGGGTGGTACGGGGCGGCAGCAGCGGTGGTGGAAGCGTCGGTGGGGGTAGCAGTGGGCGCGCggccggtggcggcggccggCTGCTGAAGAGTGGCAGCGGTCCGCGCTACCCGCGGGACAACCGCGTCGGCCAGATGATGATCGAGGCGGAGGAGAAGCCGACGTCGGCGGCGAAGGTGGCGACGGTTTCGCCGACCCGCAAAATCCCGGGTGCCCCCTCGACCGGTACCAGCCTGCAGGTCGCGAACACGCGCAAGCTCGGCAAGCGCATCGAGATCACGCTGACCAAGGGCGACCATGGGCTCGGGTTTTCTGTGACCACGCGCGACAATCCGGCCGGCGGCCACTGCCCGATCTACATCAAGAACATACTGCCGAAGGGGGCCGCGGTGGAGGACGGGCGGCTGAAGCCGGGCGACCGGCTGCTCGAGGTGGAGGGTATCCCGATGACGGGCAAATCGCAGACCGAGGTCGTCTCGATACTGCGCGGCACCCCGCACGGTGCCACGCTCAAGATCGTGGTGTCCCGGCAGCAGGAGCTGGCGGCCGATGTGAAGGAGCGTGAAATA GGTTTTAGCGTAGAAAGTGAACCAAAGAATTCGCCACCGAAACCGCCACCGCCGGTGATGCCGAAATCGTCCCTGAAGCAgtcgaacagcagcaacagcctgGCGTACGGGGACGGTACGGAGGGCAGCCGGACCGGCGTAGGCAACTGCCGCTCCCTGCCAAAGCTAGCGGGCGGACCGGGGGCGGCGGCCGCCGGGTCGCCGAAAACGCCCACCGTCCAGAAGAAACCGCTCGCCTCGATACTGAAGTCAGCCTCGACCACCCACGTGGCGGAGCTGCTGCACGAGAGCGGTGGAAGTGGTCGCGGCGGTGGCAATGTCAGCAACGGGAGTGTCGCGTCCAACGCTAGcagtggcggcggcagcgaATCGTTGGCCGGCGCTGCGTGGAAGAATCGCGAAATCCTGACGCTCCACATACCGGTGCACGACACGGAGAAGGCCGGGCTGGGCGTGAGCGTGAAGGGCAAGACGGGCTCGGGCaatggtagcagcagcagcagcagcggcaccagCCGAACCGACGGCGACCTCGGCATCTTCGTGAAGAGCGTGCTGCACGGTGGGGCGGCGAGCCGCGACGGACGGCTCAAGATGAACGATCAGCTGCTGAGCGTGAACGGCGTGTCGCTGCTGGGGCAGTCGAATGCCGAAGCGATGGATACGTTGCGTCGTGCGATGCTGCAGTCGG GTGGCAGCTATCCGGGTAAGATAATACTGAAGATAGCGCGACGCATTGGGCGTCCGGTGAGTACCGGCGAGCTGCTCGAAACGATGGAGCAGCgcacggcggcggcggctgctgctgctgctggtagcaGTGGGGAAGATCAGCAGCCGGTCGGCGGTGGCAGCTCGGGCACAACCGTGATCTACCTTAGCTCGGACAAGCAGTCGCAACAAAGCGCGACAACGACGACACAGCACCAAGCGggagggcagcagcagcagagcagcaaGCGGTACAGCAATCCCGTACTCGATCGGCTAACCGGCGGCAGCTCGGCCAACAGCACTGGAACGCTGCACCATACTGGCTCGCTGCCGCTCAGCggcggtagtggtggtggaagcAGTGACACGCTAACCGGTGGCCATTACATCAGAAACAGCAGCACGAACAGTAGCACCAGCACGATgagcagccagcagcagcagcagcagcagcaccatcattcGTCGAACAACAACCAAAGACAATCGGGGCAGCGGTCGTACGGTGCACCGTCGATGGGGCAGCCGTCgtcggcagcagcaaccacgACGCCGCACGGCTTGCGCAACGAAAGCTACTACATGGCGACGAAGGATCACTGGAGCACGACCTCGTCCGCGACGAGCCTGAACGGCAGCAACGTGGTGCTGATCGAGGAGGATCCGGAACCAACCTCACC CACCTTCCACATCACCCGCTCGATGGAAGGGACGGCCGGTGGGCCCAGTGCCGGTGTGCTGGGCAACGGGAACACCTCCACCCCGAACGGTGCAGACGCAACGTACGCCTCCCAGCTGTCGCTCGAAACCAACCCGCCACCGTCGGATGCGTTCAGCCGGGACGCGATCGGGCGCCGCTCGATGTCGGAGAAGCATCACGCCGCAATGGACGCGCGGGAAACGGGCACCTACCAGCGCAACAAGAAGCTGCGCGAAAAGCGCGACCGGGACAGCAAGCTGCTGATGAGTGGGTCGGGCACGAGCGGTGCCGGCGGTTCGCTCGAGTCGATCGATCTGCACCACATGGCGCGAATGAACAGcctgaagcagcagcagcaccagcagcaccaccaccagcaccacggTGAGGGCAAAACGACGACGGCTGCCCTAGCGGCCCATCTGCTGCGGGCCGAGGCGCAGGACCAGCTGGGCGATCTTGGCCCGTCGCTCGGGATGAAGAAATCCTCCAGCCTGGAGTCGCTGCAGACGATGGTGCAGGAGATACAGATGGCGGACGAGCCGCGCGGTCCGAACGCGCTGCGCACACCGCGTGGCCGCGGCCGGGAGGAGATCCTGCGGGCCGTGGTGGAACAACCGGCGGAAACGC AAGCGAAAAAGCACTGGCTGCTCGAGGACGGCCCAGTTGGCGGCGGCGCACCCGGCGAGTTCCCGGACGGTGGGTTCGTCTCCCGCAACAGCCCCTTCCAGTCGTCGCTGAACGATGGCAAAGGGGGCGCGAAGCTGCGGGCGAAGAAGAGTGGCGGGCTGCTGCGCGGCATCGGGCATATGTTCCGGTTCGGCAAGCACCGCAAGGACGTGATCGTGCCGACCGGTACGATCACCTCGACCGCACCGGGCGAGCCGGCCATCGATTACACCGGCCCGACGACGCTGCTGCCCCCAGCCGCACCACCAGCCAGCGGAGGTATGGCggacagtggtggtggtggacagaagagtagtagtggtggtggtggcggcagcAATACCATCTCGAAGCGATCCGCCGCCGCACTAAACAGCAGCGggggcaacagcagcagtgcgacgtctgccgccgccgccgccgcctcccGGTACGTCGTGTACGATCCGAGCTCGGTCGAGCGGTCCGCTTCGTCCGGTGTCGTCTACGGCCACAGCCAACCGCCCCACTATCAGCCGccacccccacccccaccGGCCACTGGTGGGCCGCCCGGCACCTCGATACACCACACGGACGTCTTTAACCATCGCTACTCGCACTACGTCAATTACgaggagctgcagcagcagatcaG TAGTGTCAGCTTAGCGCTAGATGCGAAACTCGCTCGCTCAACGGTGGCGGATGGCGACGGTGGTACTAACAGTCCTCATCAGCACGACCATTCCCCAGTGGTCcgtcgcagcagcagccgtcgGCGGCGTACAGCAGcaatacagcagcagcagcagcaccacgtGTATGAGCAACTTGTCCATGAAGAGGAGCAGGCAGCGAATGGCAGCATTGCCTCGTACCAGCAGATAATGCAACCGTCCAACACATCAACCCGCTCGCTGTGCGAGAGTGGGCGGTCCGGACGCTCGCCCCCGCCGAACCCGAACCGAACCGTGCCGTGCGACGATGCCGCCACCCGCGCCGCTGCCGTTTTTCCGCCTGAGCTGCTCGAACGCGACCACCAGCtgttgcagctgcagcagctctgGCAGCTGCAACAGTGGCAgtggctgcagcagctgcagcatctGCACGAGCGCGAACAGGAGCAGCTCGTGCTGTTGCGCCGCGTCGAGCACAGCCGGCGGCAGCGCACCAGCACGCCGACCGTGGGTGGTGGCGGACCAGCCGGGTCCTGCGATACAACTGCCATCAACGAGAGCTCCGATGCGAAGGAAAACGTTCCCAGCggcagtggcggcggcggcggcggcggcaacgTGGAGCAGGAGAAGAACCATGATAGCTACACGAGCGGCGGTAGCAACAGCGCCAATGGCAGCTACCAATGGCAGCGCAttacgtcgtcgtcgtcgatcaAGTAG